In one window of Pseudomonadota bacterium DNA:
- a CDS encoding ParB/RepB/Spo0J family partition protein: MATKKNSTVQETNPEFLYVPIGNIVVLEQVRSNVNIESDSFKALVQSIKDKGILEPLLVTRGDGDSYTLICGERRLEAARQLELELVPVRIIEAGKESGETIALQLTENLQREDLNPMDQAKGILAYIQARHPDKGYDVDGVMSELVSYDLKPDSVSPEMTDTVSVISQIVGKSIRTLSRTISLLKLSPEIQAAISEGTLQVSQGYLFAANLECPDRAKIFTDIMKTPVTNPVLNNLLTAYKKVKPVPGVAKPLPMKKQIAGLRSFESRIEMGFATYTRTDLVTLLDELHVFCALVELRIPIAPEPPPEKKKPPQV; the protein is encoded by the coding sequence ATGGCGACGAAGAAGAATAGTACCGTACAGGAAACAAACCCGGAGTTTCTCTATGTTCCCATAGGGAATATCGTTGTGTTGGAACAGGTCAGATCGAATGTCAACATTGAATCAGATTCATTCAAAGCTCTTGTACAATCCATTAAAGACAAAGGCATCTTAGAGCCTCTCCTTGTAACAAGAGGAGATGGCGACTCATACACGCTTATCTGCGGGGAGAGGCGTCTTGAAGCAGCCCGGCAGCTCGAACTTGAATTAGTACCGGTGCGGATCATAGAAGCAGGTAAGGAATCAGGTGAGACCATAGCCCTTCAACTCACAGAGAACCTCCAGCGAGAAGATTTAAACCCTATGGATCAGGCAAAGGGGATATTGGCATATATACAGGCAAGACATCCTGATAAGGGGTATGATGTGGATGGGGTAATGAGTGAGTTGGTGAGCTACGACCTTAAGCCTGACTCCGTATCGCCTGAAATGACAGACACGGTGTCTGTCATTTCTCAAATAGTAGGAAAGTCAATACGGACGCTGTCTCGCACGATTTCACTTTTAAAACTTTCCCCTGAGATTCAGGCAGCGATTTCGGAGGGGACACTCCAAGTTTCCCAGGGATATCTCTTCGCAGCCAACCTCGAATGTCCCGACCGTGCGAAGATATTCACCGACATCATGAAGACACCAGTGACCAACCCCGTCCTGAACAATCTGCTCACAGCATACAAAAAAGTCAAACCAGTCCCGGGTGTTGCAAAGCCACTACCCATGAAGAAGCAGATTGCCGGCTTACGATCCTTTGAATCACGCATTGAGATGGGCTTCGCAACATACACGAGAACTGACCTTGTGACACTTCTTGATGAGCTGCATGTTTTCTGTGCTTTAGTGGAACTGCGGATACCGATTGCCCCGGAACCTCCGCCGGAGAAGAAAAAGCCACCACAGGTGTGA
- a CDS encoding restriction endonuclease has product MDNSKEHKWKLFEKLVTAIHVAEGRGAEVFWDKKINGRQFDVVIKFKHGFYEYLTVIECKNYANPISVEKVEAFVTKSQDANADKAIVVSSSGFQEGCFNVAKIHNVELYTLNEISKIPDKLLSSQLTPALNIYDVELTLSKGKKVKLPKESNKFTYFIYNSVIYQGEKTCSIQALIEKELRKNVAIPKQVEQILHIAVDLPCRVSIPTIIDNAQLSKITLKYKLIIGRPLKSNQNLDLHVARKLFTNYEYKDVLKGTKIEVEGSKLRIGIDTTLQPGKFYINNLGFYYYCDSLDGTIATVYLVESYQHGRLLQTGRFQIETKHADHYLEVTEKHDIKRLKNRLNKLKNAEKSNSERKST; this is encoded by the coding sequence ATGGATAACTCAAAAGAACACAAGTGGAAATTATTTGAAAAGCTTGTAACAGCTATTCATGTTGCTGAAGGTCGGGGCGCAGAAGTTTTCTGGGATAAGAAAATAAATGGTCGCCAATTTGATGTTGTCATAAAATTTAAGCATGGCTTTTATGAATATCTCACGGTTATAGAATGTAAAAATTATGCCAACCCAATATCGGTAGAAAAAGTAGAGGCATTTGTCACAAAAAGCCAAGATGCAAATGCCGATAAAGCAATAGTTGTTTCTTCGTCAGGCTTTCAAGAAGGCTGTTTTAATGTTGCCAAAATACACAATGTTGAACTCTACACATTAAACGAGATAAGCAAAATTCCTGATAAGCTCCTAAGCTCTCAGCTAACCCCGGCCTTAAATATTTATGATGTTGAGCTTACGCTAAGTAAGGGGAAAAAAGTAAAACTTCCTAAAGAAAGCAACAAATTCACATATTTTATATACAACTCTGTTATTTACCAAGGAGAAAAGACTTGTTCTATACAAGCACTCATTGAAAAAGAATTAAGAAAAAATGTTGCCATACCGAAACAAGTAGAGCAGATCTTGCATATAGCTGTTGATTTGCCGTGTAGGGTCAGTATCCCTACTATTATAGACAATGCTCAACTATCTAAGATTACATTAAAATACAAGTTGATTATAGGACGCCCTCTGAAAAGCAATCAGAACCTTGATTTACATGTCGCACGTAAATTATTTACCAATTATGAATATAAAGATGTTCTCAAAGGAACAAAGATAGAGGTAGAGGGAAGTAAACTCAGAATTGGAATTGATACGACTCTGCAACCGGGGAAATTTTATATTAATAATTTGGGGTTTTATTACTATTGTGACTCACTTGATGGTACAATAGCGACCGTTTATTTGGTAGAGTCTTATCAGCATGGGCGCTTATTACAAACCGGCAGGTTTCAGATAGAAACAAAACATGCAGATCATTACTTAGAGGTCACCGAAAAGCATGATATAAAGAGATTGAAAAATAGACTAAATAAACTTAAAAATGCAGAAAAAAGTAACTCTGAAAGGAAATCTACATAG